The DNA window CAAGACGCGGCCTGGCTACGATCTGACGGAGTGGTTCATACCGAAAGGCAAGTCGATTTAGAGAGCCGCGCCGCTAGCCTCATGCGAACCTACCTGCTGAAAAGAATTCTGCTGATGATCCCCACGCTGTTTGGGATCACGGTCATCACTTTTGCCATCGTGCGGCTCGCGCCGGGCGATCCGGCGGCCATGCGCCTGGGCAGCGCGGCCTCGGGCGGCATGGTCGATCAGCAGATGGCCAAGGCCATCATCGAGAAGACCCGCGTGGAGTTTGGGCTCGACAAGCCGATCTATGTCCAGTACGGGATGTGGGTCGCCAAGATTGCCACGCTCGACTTTGGGCGCTCCTATAAGGACAACCGCCCAGTTACTGAAAAAATTATCGAACGGCTTCCGATAACGCTGCAACTAAATATCATCGCGCTGTTTCTGACTTACCTGCTGGCGATTCCGCTGGGCATATTTTCGGCGACTCATCAGGGAACCACCGCCGATAAAGTGACTACTGTCGCGCTGTTCGTACTCTACTCACTGCCGAGTTTCTGGGTGGCTACCGCACTAATCCTATTCGTGGGTGGCGGCGACTTTCTGCATTGGTTTCCTATCTCCGGCATCAGCGCGCTGGACGCCGATAAGCTGGGCGC is part of the Acidobacteriota bacterium genome and encodes:
- a CDS encoding ABC transporter permease codes for the protein MRTYLLKRILLMIPTLFGITVITFAIVRLAPGDPAAMRLGSAASGGMVDQQMAKAIIEKTRVEFGLDKPIYVQYGMWVAKIATLDFGRSYKDNRPVTEKIIERLPITLQLNIIALFLTYLLAIPLGIFSATHQGTTADKVTTVALFVLYSLPSFWVATALILFVGGGDFLHWFPISGISALDADKLGAWDWLKDRVWHLVLPVFCLTYGSLAYVSRQMRAGMLETIRQDYIRTARAKGLSEKAVIYRHALRNSLIPIVTLLGFLLPAMLGGSVIIESIFTIPGMGLLGFEAILSRDYPVVMAISTIAAFLTLIGLLISDLMYALVNPTISLEAE